One Vitis vinifera cultivar Pinot Noir 40024 chromosome 15, ASM3070453v1 genomic window, CTAACAAGAaagctctaaaaaaaaaaaaaaaaagagagaaaagaaggaCTCAAGGATGCCTACAACGATATAGCCTCaaggacataaaataaaaacactatgaTTAGACCCTAGACTATGAAACAAAATGTGCTACCTAGAAGATGAAGATTTTAAAGATTTCATAAGTGATGAACTCCTTAGAGAATCTAAAGGAGTGAGCTTGGAATTCACTAGGCTTGGACCTTGAAGTGCAATTAGGTCTTCTTTCTTAACCTAAATTTGCATGGTTTTAGAAATAGTGCTAGTAGGACTCTTTCCTTTGTTAGGCCTAGTGTGAAACTTACTACCTTTCCTAATATTTAGATTGGATTTTTAAGGTAATTAAATTATCCCACTAGCCTTTTTCACATGagtttggtattttttttaaagatccTATTCAAGCACTTGTAAGCAGTATATGCAAATTTCTTATATGCAATGCATTTAGGGACATGCTTAGAAGATGATTCCCTAGATGAGGAACATACCTTATACTTGACAAAagtaatttttctatttataggagTTTCAAATTTGCTTATGTGGTCTAAACCCCTTTATCTCCAAAGGTTTGCCCTTTTTGGATCATTTTAGTTAAGATTTCAAAACAAGGACCAAAATTTTAGTTTGGCtccttagtttatttttaagttgatcTAGGTCCAAGgtaagagaattattttaacCATCACATCCTGATATTAAGATTCaagaaacttaattttttcaattagatttgacttttcaaccataaGTTCATTGATCCTAccatctatgttttttttttttttttttgagaataatttttttaatttttcatttaattgaatttGAGAATTTCTTTATTCAAAATCTTTTTAAGCAATTACATCCTcacatttttatcttataactTTCATGGTATTGTTGCTAGTCATTGAGTTCCCCTTCCTCCTCATCACTAGATTCAACtagattttttaattcaaatttagaaaatgtAGGTAACAAGGCCATGAAAGCAACAAGATTATTGTATTCCTCATTATAAGTTAAACTTGTGAATTCAGATTTGGAATCACTTCAAGTCACTTTTATTGATTTCTTATTATTTCGGGAGTAGGGTAATATGAAGCAAAATGtcatttccttattttaatgGACATTTTAATGCAGAAggatttcttcattttctttaagtCATTTTTGTGTTTGCCTCCTTTTAcatttttacaaattctattttttttagcaaatgtggaaatttcaaattgttcttcacttttGAGGAAGCCTTTAAGGCTATCCTTTTTAGGTCTCTTAGCGAATGGTAAAGTCATCTCATGGGTTGGTaaagaacttacaagtttatcTTTCTCATtaagtccatatttttattttcttatattatggTTACTTTAGATCTTAATCTTTTAGGGaaaaatctcaatatttttTCGACCTCTTTAGAGTCAAGGATTTTTCCTCccaaattaaaacaagaattCACAACATCATTGAGTTTAATATAGAGCTCAAAGAAGGTCTCATCATCTTTCATCTTTATGCTTTCAAACTTAGCAATTAACAGTTACTAGAAGAATGTCTCAAGCCTTTTTAGCAAATTTACTAGTGGCAATCCCACAGAACTCATCAGTATCAACACCATTAAATATACAGTAGGGGCCTTGGCATTCGCCTCACTCTCTTATTTACTCTCTTCCATTCTTGCATAGGTTTTAATTCTCTAGTAAGACTACCATTCATGACTTGGGGTACCCACCTAAACTCCATTATGGCCCATAGACTTACATTTTCAAGGACTTATTTTGACCTTGCAATGGGTAATTATTCCCATAAAAAATGGAAGATAGTTAATTGAAGTCCCCTCCTCCACTTCCTCCCCCaccccctttcttttttttttttataggtaaaaggcaaaatgtattataaaaaaGCTCCTAAAATAGCTGCACCAAGTAcacacaaaatatataaaatgagcTAAGTGAAAactaaaagggaaaagaaaaaaccaaaccCAATACAAAAACAATGCCCTAAAGTTCTAGCAAAAAAATAGAGAGCCCTTATTTGTCCAATTTGTAGCCAAACCAAATCTACTAATTGCTAATTGAACAAAGCCTACACCTTTCCTACCTAGCCACTCTTCACAACTCTAGCTTGAACACTTAGAATCCATTTTCCGCCTACTCATTTGGGTCCTTCTCTCTTTTCCACTTGATTGATTATAATTAGTTGAGCTCTCTAACTTCCAAAGCTCCCTACCAAAATGAAACATAGACAAAGGTCTCCTCTTAATGCTCGAGCCTCCCCCCCTCCTCCTCTCTCTGTGATCCCTTCTGGCTTCCAACTTCCTTAACAGTGaggtaatttttttctcaaaaccaACCGCAGGCAATCCCAAAGACTTTCTAAAGGAGACGAATTTCCTAAAAGATGAGAGTTTCCCATCTCCCAGCATGTCCTAAGGGTTATCCTTCTTGGAGTGCCTTCCTCACTCTATAATTAAGAATTGCATACTTGACATATTTATGAGAAGTTTTTAGGACATCCACTCCTAGATCCACATTAGAAAACATTAGCAAAAGCCCATAGTAACCTTCCTTGCTTTCTAAGGATTGTCCTACTCTTTCCACAAAACTAAGCTCTTAGTCGGATCCATCGACACTCTCCCTTCTTTGAAAATAGAAGTAGAAGATGGGGAAATCCTATCTACTAATAACAACGCAAAAGACAAGGCCACATCTATGAAACCTTCCATTTCACATAAGAGAGCAACATTTATAGGTGACAATCTTTCATCAATGATGTGTGTGGTTCCATTTATCAGGTGCCTACTCGTTATGGTTCCATTTGTCAAGAttaacatggaaaaaaaataaattgtttttttagaatttactTGCTTTTCCACTCAAAAGAAATTTTGGAGTCTTGATATAATGCAACTACCTAAAAGAAATTTGCATTAGGTCTATGAGAAGCCATTGTTAGGATCTGATGTGCTTTTCCTACTTGGCTCCTTGGAAAAATATCAACATTCAACCaatccttatgatttagttaaTTCTAATAAACAATGAACATATACTACTACAAAGTCATGGTTGCACTCTAAAAAATGGAATATATTATACTAGAACCCAAAACTTGTTAAATGACTAAGTGGGCCCTTCCATGATAATGATCGGTTCAAGGAAGTTAAAATATTGTTTAACTTATTGATTGACCATCTATActcttctcaaatctttgacTCATCCATATATGATCACATATTAAAAAGATACAAAAGGtccttttgatatatatatatatatatatatataacgacaataataataatgatagtgataatgataatgataatgataataaaagatttcacaaatcattttctttatatgaAACCACTAAGCATAGATTTTTGTGATCATATATTATCAACTTGGAGTGTACTATCTACATGAATTCTTTACTTGAATTAGTGAACCTATAAGCTCAAATACACGTAAAACCATTTGTACTCCTATCGTAAATCTTAAGATTGTATACATGAACAAATCAAAGTGTACAATATAGGAATCCTAAACCcattaatccttttaaagttAAAAGCACTTACTATTTAATAGACTAATTAAACTTCATACTTTATGATGGTTGTTTAGTGAAGCTATCTAGTTAGTAATCTTTATCCAACATGACTACTATTCTTTGTTGTCTAAAATATTAAGCATTTTTATGTGCAACTCTGactaagaaaaatagagaaagagtcactagaCCTTTGTAGTACTCCAAGTATTGTCCTCAAAGAATGACTTATGGAAGTTATCAAAGTAAGTCTAAAAGATTGCTTTTTATTTAATCCTTTAAACTAAGAATAtatgaaaattgatttgaataaaTTGGAGTTTactaaaataaatctaattaaattatgagaattattaatttctaattcaaatGGTTTAAGATTGGGTTCCAATATCCAATGTTGGATATAGGACCTCAAGTGAAACAAGGGGATTTATTTTAGCTAATCTTGTGGTATTCAAAATGCATGGTCTAATCAAATCAATCTGAGTTCTATAACTTAATATTGCATcgatattctaatttttaatattttattccattttgaaGTACCTACTTGGTGAATGAATATGAAATCCATGTTTAGGTCTAGGATTTAGGCCTTTACTACTCTGTGAAGATTTGACTTAGGGtagataacaataataaaaccTTAAATAATTAGAGATTAAGAATATTAAGAATCCTAGTATCAAGGAATGACCAATTGTAGTAACCCCTAATTTAAATCAATCTTAGAGGGTAACTCTATTTTTATTATGTCTTAACCTTTCATTCATTCcgtttttagtttgattttaccTATTGTTTCCCTTAGGCTCTAATCCTTAGTTTTCATGCTTCACACCATAAGATGGCTTTTTAACCTATGAGGTGTGATTTCATTCACACAAactataaaagaataagaaaaaatcattcttgaattcaaagaaattaaaaacaatactTTATTCAATggaataaatgagaaaaacaaaccatGAAAACCTTCTAtgtcttcttctctcttttgaAAATCCCAAAACTTCCTAGAATAACCTATAAGTTGAGTTTTTATGATTTGGTTAAGAACCCAACACATGACATATTCTTATTGAccacttattttcaaaaactaccaaaaaattaaaatatgattatcATTTCCAAATGTTTAGGCCCACTTTAGGTTGAAGAAGTGTGGATGAGTcacttgttgaaaattttgacatgGGAAGTTTCAAAACTCATAACCAATGTACCAagtcaaaaattttcaaatttcaacatgtcgttgaaattcattttgactTGGGAAATTATGGGATTGAAATTTTTGACATGCATTTCGACTCGACATTCTATCACTATGTAGCTTGTTTCAATCAAtagtaacttcttcgtttcaccTTCAATTTATgaactgtttgaagcattggattcatgacttcccaagcttcaaaataataTGTTGCTTGTCTTAAAATGATCTTGGGAAATGCTCCAAAATTTGGTCAAAATTCATAGTTGGCTTCATTCAATCTTCAACTATCTTTCAGCTCTTCTCAATTTTTGCTTAAACTTGTTTCCACATAATTTCATCTTCAAACATGTTCATAGACTCCATCACTCATAGTTGACTTGTCTTTTTTGGCTTTGCTTGGTTCCATCATGTTTCTCAAGTCCCGAGCTCTCTTTAGGCATATTTACCATTCCTATTTCTTGTTTGAAATTGACTCTTGAAAGTTGCATCTCTTTCCCCccttaaacttaaaattaaaccCAAAAGGTGTGTTAGATCCATAACTAGGGTCTTAGTACCAATTTAAGTTAATTTGGATAAGTTGAGCCTTTTATGTTGCATAGATCACATCATATATGTTTCCATTAGGGCATATATTTTGGATTCCAATCACAACACAACAAGGGCCTAAATATAAGTTGTAAGCTCGACAACTCCTATGACTAAGTCAAGTCACACCATATAAAATAACAACTATGCATTGCTATAGACGAACAGAGATTACTCACTTTCTTTTGTGATTGTGAACTAATTTTGAGCTTGTAAGGAACTAATAACCATGAACTTCTATACATGCCTAATGCTATGCATCATGTTCATCTGCAATCCAAATCTTAGGCACTTTAATATACAGCTGATGTATTAAAAGAGATACAACTTATCCATGATATGAATGCCCCACGAATAGTTCATTATGGCTTAACTGAGGCTTCAAATTACTGTGCCTTTCTGTTGTCTTTGCTTTGCATTCCATTGTGGTTTCCATGCATCAGAGAATACAAAATTTAAGACagttcttttaaaaattgaatttgatatatgGAAACTAAGACTGGATTATGTCGTGCTTATTCAGTCAAATTCCCatactactattttcttttgtcAGCAGAAACACTTTTTATATACATCAAGCAAATGACCAGCTCCTTTTGATGAGATTCTATCCATAATATAGTGATCATAGATATTCCTTGCACCAGATAGGCATACTAAATTATTGTGTTTCACATCTTTGGTTAAAATGGAATGATATCCTTTTTAACATAAGCACCTAGTAAATTGACAGATTGAACAACTTTCACTAATTGATTCACAGCACATCTTTTCTGGCTGTCTACTGTATTAAACCATATTTCTGTGCAAATTATTGATTGGTATTTTGTTGTGAAATTCTTCAGTATGCAGGAGACAATAGAACGATATCAACGGCACACAAAAGATGTTCATACCAACAACTACAAGACTACCGAACATAACATGCAGGTTTTGCCTCATCTCTTTGGACATACCAACTTTGTTCACAAGCTTGTTTGGGGAGAACTCCTGTTTCAAATATCACTTTTACTCATATTAGAATAGATTTGCCACAAGATTTAACATTCACATGTTTCATATTATCATGCAACTATTTCTGTTATCAAGCATGTCTCACATCTTTCAAAAAGAACATCAGAGTGGTCTTAAAATCCATGATTTGGGTGCTAGCTTTGATGTTTTAGAACCTGTTTTCTGTAAGCCATGGCAGTTATTCATGTGCTAAAATCGAGCATCACCATCAGAAAGGGTGCTTGATTGGAGGGTTAAACTTACAGTTGCCTTctcaatatcatttttatctATAATGGTTTCAGTTATGTGGCCAAGAAGATttcacattttcctttcttctccgcTGCATTCCTTGCAACTATGGAACCTTATGAAcaaatttttcttgattttctcatGAATAGTATTGGTTTGAAATCGCAGCATTTGAAGCATGAAGCAGCAAATATGGCAAAGAAGATAGAGCTTCTTGAAATTTCCAAACGGTTCAAGTCttacttgattttctttctctcacacacacatacTTCTTTTTTCTGAGTCAGAAAAGCATGTTTGAATTTGGAATTTGGAATGCCTCAGGAAACTCTTAGGAGAAGGTTTGGGGTCATGCTCCATTGAAGAACTACAACAGATAGAACAACAGTTGGAGCGCAGCGTAAGCAGCATCCGAGCAAGAAAGGTCCAGTAATAAATCCTCGAGTCATTAACACATATTTCAGAGGAATTTCATTTAGATTTTAACATCCTTACCATTTATACTTCAGAATCAGGTTTTCAAGGAACAAATCGAGCAACTGAAAGAAAAGGTAAACAGTCTGAAAGATTGATCATTGCTCTAATCTCACCTTTTAGGCTTGTCCGTGCTGAGAAATTGTAGGAAGAGAAATTAAAACTTGGAGTCGCAGTTGAGTTGTAGTGTGGCTATCCTAAAActcaacttttcttttcttttcctagatGTCTCAGTAATCAAACCAAGACATAAGATTTGTGAAAAATATGCTTAGTTCCTAACCCatattcatttttgttttttaaataaaattcaggAGAAAGCCCTAGCAGCTGAAAATGCAATGCTGTGTGAAAAGGTGAACATCTCTACTATGTTTTTTCCTTGTGTTGTAGCAATATTGCCGAAGCTTGAGCTTTGTTCTGTCTTTGGTTCCATGaatgacaaagaaaaaaaaaatggaagattcAAAATCTTATAACTACTTAGAGATTGGAAAGGCTGTTGTAGGACTCAATTTTGCCAAGCCAGCAAGGGCAATAGAGTTTCCAATTATGGGCTGAGGAAACCCAAAGGCACAGCCTCAGACACTACAGTATTAGATATAGTCCTATGCAATGCTACCTTAGGAATTTCCAGAAACTCTCATGGATGTGTTGCTAGAAAAATGGTTTGCATAGTCGAGGAACAAAAGGGCATGATATATAGGCATATGGACAATTATAACGATCGTCTCTTTGGAGAAGCAGTGAagtaaaaattttcatcatatacAGCATTACTTGTGTTCTTAATATGCTTAAACCCGTagattttgcttttgttttcagTGTGGGGTGCAACCGTATCAAGCTCCGAATCAAGAGAATGAAACTTTGCCTAGTGCAGAGAGAAGCCAAAATTCAGATGTCTCCACTGACTTGTTCATTGGACTGCCTGAGGGGAGAGCCAAGCGCCTCCTATTGGGAAACTGATGAAGGGGTCCATGCTCAGCAACACTGCTATATACTATGAGTTGCACCAGCGCGAGCAATGATTCTAGTATCAGTCGTATAGTAAGAGTAATGTTTTGTCTATTGAATACACTCAATGGTCGGTATGATCAGAAGAATACTTTCTCAGAAAATTGTATTATGATGTAAATTGCCCTGCATTAAATTTCACAATGTGCTTTTCTCCTGTAATGTTTTTATGGTGACGCCACCCCCTCTTGATATACCTCTGCCCTATTGTCGCTCACTGCATGAGACGGATATAAGAAGTATGCTGCCATACATGTAGTTTGCTGGACACCAGCTAGGAAAAGAGCTGCCAGAAGTTTAGAGTTTCGACATCCAAATAAACTTAGTAAACTTAGtatgaatcaattttattaggATGGATAGTATGTTTTTCTTCATGGCAGTTCAAAACACAAGGACAATGAGAAAGTGTCATACCTTCAATCAGGAACCATGCATGAAAGCCACTTGCATACAACAACCCTAAGAAAAGTATTTTCAGAATGTGACAGTAGTAATTTTCCTTTCTAAAGATAATACCAAGCTATCAAAGCCAGCCTGGCGAGGGTTACAATAAATTTGATTGAAGATGGTTACAGTGTACAGACTGCTGGAGGGATATGTGATATACGGAATGAAAAAAGAACCTAATCTTCAAGGCTTCAAGCTGTTGAATCCAATCATCTCATGGGTTCCACATATTATGTGGCTTGTTCAAAAACACCGACGTTATCTCTAACATACAACTGTATACACTAGCATGGGAAGAAAAGGGAGCAAATCAGTAACTTTGTTAGTTCAGTATGGTAAGTGGAAACCCAATTAATTCTGtatgattgatttatattcAAGCAAATACATGATCATCAGGATGATTACTATCTTATCAAGCATTGGCTTTAGGCAAAATTTGGAGGACTGCTTCTTTCGTTGGAAGTGCAGGAATTGCTCCTCTTTCAGTCACTGTTATAGCCCCGCAGGCATTTGCAAACAGGAGAGCTTCCCTCAATTTCTCTTCATTCTgcagtataaaagaaaaaaaaaacccttagtTTCTTAAGCAGACTTGACAGCTGAAACTCAAGCAGAGTCCTTTTCACATTTCCATGGCTTTCTTTCACTAGAACCTTTTGACATGATTAAATCAGTTATGAACAAGAGACTAATTTAGGTCAGATTATCCAAGCCCATCAGCATTTTGCAGAGTAATAATTATCGTTCGTTCTTTGTTTTACATACTCTATATGAAATGTTGAGctgtaaatagaataggagaattattttcctattatgttagtttcctatttctgtaaatagacagttttatgatttaggaataagttagtttcctattatgtctcttgtttcctatttcttctcttgtaatctcctatataaactgTGTGTAGTCAATAGAcagaacttattatttttcattccatatttcgtgtcatggtatcagagctataGGTTTTTAAGACCTGGGCATCATTCTGGCTTTCATCGCCATTTTTCTAGCCTTCatagttggattttttttttattcacgtgTTCTTTACAAACCTACTGGAACTTGTTCAATAGTGAAGAAATGGAGAAGGTGAGAAGCTTGTTGGGATTCCTTGACAAACCAAGTGGAACTTGTTCTTTGGCTCTTCCAGGTGCACCTTCACTATCTTCTTGCATAAATGTCTCACATAGGGTTTATGATGACTCTTAGATAATAGACTTTGGTAGCCATAGACCATAtgacctccaaatctcaacttttccataCCTATACCCCAAGCCCAAGTAACAAGAAAATTGCAATGGCCAATGGCTCTTTAGTTACCGTTGCAAGTTTCGGAGACATATACATCACACCTacccttattcttaaaaatatccttcatgtaccaaaattgtcggccaaccttgtttccattcaaaagcttacccatgatcttaaatgttatgctatttttttttcccttcttagtGTGTTTTTCAGAAACAAGACTCGGGGAAGAGGATTGGACTTGCTAAGGAAAGGAGTGGTCTTTACCGCCTTGAATCATCTACGAAAACTAGTAATAATTTGTGGTTGTcttttctcaattcctcaaatAAAGATATCATTTGATTGTATCACCTACGTTTAGGTCATTcatcttttagggttttaaaggtCATGTTTCCTCATTTGTTCCAAGGATTAGATATTTCTGAGTTTCATTGTGAAACTTGTGAATTGGCAAAACATACTCATGTATCTTTTCCTATTAGCAATAAAAGAAGTTCTCatccttttcatttgattcatagtGACATATGGGGTCCTTTGACTATACCTAATGTTTTTGGGGCTTGTTGATTTCTATCCTTAATTGATGACTACACTCAGGTTACatggatctttcttcttaaacaaaaatctgatgttagcattgttatacctaatttccactcaatgggtcaaaaccaatttggggttaaaataaaaagctttagGACAGACAATGTTAGAGATTACTTCAACCAGATTTTGTTACCCTATTTTCAATCACAGGGCATTCTCTATGACTCATCATGTGTTaacacaccccaacaaaatgagGTAGCCGAGAGGAAAAATGGGCATTTACTCAACACAACCCAAGCCTTACTCTCTCAAGGGAATGTTCCTAAGTCCTATTGGGGGGAAGGTGTTCATACTACCACATACATGATAAATAGAATTCCCTCACGAATGTTAGACAACAAAAGCCCTGCAAAGATACTTAAGAGTTTCCATCCACACTTCAGAACCTCAAATGGGCTCACTCCTAGGGTGTTTGGGTGCACTGCATTTGTTCTTGTCCACAGCTCAACATGAAACATAAATGTCGACCAATTGGAGAgaacattgaataaaattaGAACACTCAGATATTCTATCATTCAGGGAAGAACAAGAACACTTTACCTTGTACAGGTTTAGGTCGGCAGCCAAACTGTTCAGTATCCCACCAACGAAAGCGTCTCCTGCACCAGTAGTATCTACTGCCTTCACTTTAACACCAGTAACCCTGCCTTTAAATTCCTGCTCAAAAATTTTGGTTGACATCCAAGAGAATTTCAAGGGTTCATacacaagaagaaaaaggaagaaaaatttaatGTTCAGTATCTAAATAGATAGAATgattaagaaaagaaattcaTGGCTAATAAAAGGCTAACCTTAGTGTAGTATCTGCAGCCATTTGACCCTTCAGTCACTACCAAAAGCTTAAGATTTGAGTGGTAAAGCTTCTTCAACACCACATTATCATCATTAGGATCATCACCTCCAGTCAGAAATGTGATCTCCTCCTCACTAATctaaaattcccaaaaaattgTGAATGAGTATATTGAAAacaagttgaaatctaatttgaTGCTTGGGGAGAACTCCCTGGTTTTAGAAAGATATATATACCTTAATAAGGTCAGCCTGGTTCCATATACTCATGATGGTTTTTCGAGCAGTCTCTGGTGATGGCCATAGTGGCAATCTCAAGTTTGGGTCATAAGAGAGGATGCTACCAGACTTTCTAGCAATGTTCATTGCAGCAAGATGAGCTGACTTACATGGCTCCTCAATCAGACTAATTGAACCATAGTGAAAAATACTTGCCTGCATTAACAGTCAAAGAATGCGAAATCAGATCTAGGCCCAGGATATTATCAGTGAGTTCTATACTAATTTGTTTACTGATTCCAATTGTGAGACTGAAATTTGTTTAAGTTGAGCCCAATTATGAATTCTTTTAGGAACAATCGAATTTCCCCCTGATGTTGAATTCTTACCTTCTTAATGAGGTTTGCATCAAGCTCTGATTCGCGAAGAAGCATATCAGCGCTTGGATTACGAAAAAACATGAATTCCCGCTCACCATCATCTCTCAAGGTAACAAATGCCAGTGCAGTCCTTGCGTTTCGATCAAACCGCATGCCAGAACTATCAACATTATTTTGTTTCAGAATGTCAGCCAGCATGAACCCAAATTCATCTTCACCCACCTGAGATACAGACGGTACAAGAAAACAAGTAAAGGTTGTGGCCGTTTAGAAAACTGTAGTATTTTCCATGACAATTGGAAGGAAATGTATTGGGACTTTAATCTTATTTGGTATATTGCTGATACAAGGATAAAAGATTGAAGAACAAAGGGTAGAGAACTTCAAAGGCACCTTGCCAATAAAAGCAGATGAGCCCCCTAATCTTGATATCCCTACAGCAACATTAGCAGGAGCCCCACCAGGGGCTTTCTTAAAAGCAGGTGATTCTGAAAGAGAAACTCCTCC contains:
- the LOC100242115 gene encoding probable fructokinase-7 isoform X1, producing MSKSNRSKDDEARMSGCCFPVNLDRSMKSGLSFKKSSSGSFKGESQEKRPLVVCFGEMLIDFVPTVGGVSLSESPAFKKAPGGAPANVAVGISRLGGSSAFIGKVGEDEFGFMLADILKQNNVDSSGMRFDRNARTALAFVTLRDDGEREFMFFRNPSADMLLRESELDANLIKKASIFHYGSISLIEEPCKSAHLAAMNIARKSGSILSYDPNLRLPLWPSPETARKTIMSIWNQADLIKISEEEITFLTGGDDPNDDNVVLKKLYHSNLKLLVVTEGSNGCRYYTKEFKGRVTGVKVKAVDTTGAGDAFVGGILNSLAADLNLYKNEEKLREALLFANACGAITVTERGAIPALPTKEAVLQILPKANA
- the MADS8 gene encoding MADS-box protein (The RefSeq protein has 1 substitution compared to this genomic sequence) — its product is MVRGKTQMRRIENATSRQVTFSKRRNGLFKKAFELSVLCDAEVALIIFSPRGKLYEFSSSSMQETIERYQRHTKDVHTNNYKTTEHNMQQLKHEAANMAKKIELLEISKRKLLGEGLGSCSIEELQQIEQQLERSVSSIRARKNQVFKEQIEQLKEKEKALAAENAMLCEKCGVQPYQAPNQENETLPSAERSQNSDVSTDLFIGLPEGRAKRLLLGN
- the LOC100242115 gene encoding probable fructokinase-7 isoform X2, whose product is MLIDFVPTVGGVSLSESPAFKKAPGGAPANVAVGISRLGGSSAFIGKVGEDEFGFMLADILKQNNVDSSGMRFDRNARTALAFVTLRDDGEREFMFFRNPSADMLLRESELDANLIKKASIFHYGSISLIEEPCKSAHLAAMNIARKSGSILSYDPNLRLPLWPSPETARKTIMSIWNQADLIKISEEEITFLTGGDDPNDDNVVLKKLYHSNLKLLVVTEGSNGCRYYTKEFKGRVTGVKVKAVDTTGAGDAFVGGILNSLAADLNLYKNEEKLREALLFANACGAITVTERGAIPALPTKEAVLQILPKANA
- the MADS8 gene encoding MADS-box protein isoform X1, which gives rise to MVRGKTQMRRIENATSRQVTFSKRRNGLFKKAFELSVLCDAEVALIIFSPRGKLYEFSSSSMQETIERYQRHTKDVHTNNYKTTEHNMQHLKHEAANMAKKIELLEISKRKLLGEGLGSCSIEELQQIEQQLERSVSSIRARKNQVFKEQIEQLKEKEKALAAENAMLCEKCGVQPYQAPNQENETLPSAERSQNSDVSTDLFIGLPEGRAKRLLLGN